CCGCGCGGGCTCGGCGCGATCTGCGCGGCGAACTCCTCGGTGATCGGAACCGTCGCGTCGGCGCTCACGCCGTACTTGCCGACGAGCGCGCCGAGTTGGGGCGTCGCGGCGACGGCCGACTCGAGCAGCGTCGCCGCCTCGTCTGGATGGTCGAGCTTGAGCGCCATCAGGCCGCCGAGGAAGGCGGCGTCGGCGAGGTGCGGCGCCTCGCGGAACTCGGCGAGGGCGCCGTCCGGATCGTCGTGGTGGAGCCGCTTCAGCCCCTCGACGAAGGCGCGCTCCTCCGGCGGCGTCGTCAGCTTCTGGAAGAAGCCGAGCGTCAGCTTGCTGTCCACGGCCGGCTGCGCGGCGACCGCCGTGCCGCCGCCGTCCTCGCGCCACGGCGTCGCCGCGCGGGGGGCGGGCGCCGAGGAGGCGGACGGGCCGCCGACGCGCTGCGTGTAGTAGAGGCCGGTGCCCGGCACGCCGACCGAGACGCGCGAGCCGCGCGGGCCGACGGTGTACTTCGCGCCGCGCGGGCCGAGCGAGAGCGACATCCCGGAACCGCTGAAGTTGAGCGAGACCCCCGGCGCGATCCGCAGCCGGCGCATGAATCGGAAACTCATCGCAAGCCCCCCTCCGCCCGACGTGAAAGGCGGAACCGCGCGATCGTCGCGCGCCGCGGCCGCCGCGGCAAGAGGCGCCGCGCGTTAAATGTGACGCCGCGCCGCGGCCTCGCTGACGACGCGCCCGCGCGTCGAATGCGGCGCGGCGCCGCGGCCTCGCCGACGGGGCGCCCGCGCGCTAAATGTGACGACGCGGCGCGGCCTCGCCGACGGGGCGCCGGCGTCAGTCGCGGTCGGAAGGCCATAGGCAGGCGGCGCCGCGCACGCCGCTCTCCGCGCCGTGCCGCGGCGGCAGCAGGCGCGTGTCCACGCGGTCGGAGAAGACGTAGGGCGCCCAGAGGCGCGGCACGTCCACGTAGAGCCGCGCGAGGTGCGAGAGCCCGCCGCCGAGCACGATCACGTCCGGATCGAGCACGTTGATCAGCGCCGCGCAGGCGCGCGCCAGACGGTCGGCGTACCGCTCCAGCGCGCGCTCCGCCCGCGCGTCGCCGGCCGCGGCGCGCGGCACGACCTCCTCCGCCGTCGCCGCGCCCGCGTCGCGCGCCAGCGCCGGCCCGGAGAGGAACGTCTCGAGGCAGCCGGCGCGGCCGCAGTAGCAGGGCGGGCCGGGACGCTCGTCGTCGGCCGGCCAGGGCAGCGGGTTGTGGCCCCACTCGCCGCCGACCGCGTTGCAGCCGACGAGCACGCGCCGCTCGACGACGATCCCGCCGCCGACGCCGGTGCCGAGGATCGCGCCG
This genomic interval from bacterium contains the following:
- a CDS encoding ROK family protein produces the protein GAILGTGVGGGIVVERRVLVGCNAVGGEWGHNPLPWPADDERPGPPCYCGRAGCLETFLSGPALARDAGAATAEEVVPRAAAGDARAERALERYADRLARACAALINVLDPDVIVLGGGLSHLARLYVDVPRLWAPYVFSDRVDTRLLPPRHGAESGVRGAACLWPSDRD
- a CDS encoding DUF4236 domain-containing protein, which gives rise to MSFRFMRRLRIAPGVSLNFSGSGMSLSLGPRGAKYTVGPRGSRVSVGVPGTGLYYTQRVGGPSASSAPAPRAATPWREDGGGTAVAAQPAVDSKLTLGFFQKLTTPPEERAFVEGLKRLHHDDPDGALAEFREAPHLADAAFLGGLMALKLDHPDEAATLLESAVAATPQLGALVGKYGVSADATVPITEEFAAQIAPSPRGALLLLAEARQRQGRSADAILAVRRWLALDRNDPVARVSLAELLLDHGRGGRAALEEVAALGEGIANDGEPQAALLLYRARALRELGLADAARVVAAEGLRKTAGRSAELLLALRYERGRCCEALGQAGRARADYERIYAEKSDYLDVRARLGLG